One genomic segment of Amycolatopsis sp. WQ 127309 includes these proteins:
- a CDS encoding endonuclease/exonuclease/phosphatase family protein, whose protein sequence is MPPAPERLPGPWRRGRVIAVFAVLTAVLLLAHPLVPNWAGNAGSLLETVLPWVGLLVVPLLVAALIRRSALALVALLLPALVWGASFGGRVFDKRGSGGNFTIVSHNVNDENPDPAGTARALAASGAQVIALEELKRSEVPKYEDALAAAYPHHSVQGTVGIWSTYPIHDTEPVAIMPWTRALRTTVDSPQGPVAVYVAHLPSVRVRLDSGFTANGRDTALGLLSDAVASDPAPRKVLVGDFNGTTDDRALTPITSRMQSAQDEVGDGFGFSWPASLPLARIDQIFVTGVRPVAAWTLPSTGSDHLPVAATLTL, encoded by the coding sequence GTGCCGCCCGCGCCGGAGCGTCTTCCGGGACCCTGGCGACGCGGCCGCGTCATCGCGGTGTTCGCCGTCCTGACGGCGGTGCTGCTGCTCGCGCACCCGCTGGTGCCGAACTGGGCGGGCAACGCCGGTTCGCTGCTGGAGACCGTCCTGCCGTGGGTCGGGTTGCTCGTGGTCCCGCTGCTCGTGGCGGCGCTGATCCGGCGTTCGGCGCTGGCGTTGGTGGCGCTGCTGCTGCCCGCGCTCGTCTGGGGCGCGTCGTTCGGCGGCCGCGTCTTCGACAAGCGGGGGAGCGGCGGGAACTTCACGATCGTCTCGCACAACGTCAACGACGAGAACCCGGACCCGGCGGGCACCGCGCGTGCCCTGGCGGCGTCCGGTGCGCAGGTGATCGCGCTGGAGGAGCTGAAGCGGTCCGAGGTGCCGAAGTACGAGGACGCGCTCGCCGCCGCGTACCCGCACCACTCGGTGCAGGGGACGGTCGGGATCTGGAGCACCTACCCGATCCACGACACGGAACCGGTGGCGATCATGCCCTGGACCCGGGCCCTGCGGACCACAGTGGACAGTCCACAAGGGCCGGTCGCGGTGTACGTGGCGCACCTGCCGTCGGTGCGGGTGCGGCTCGACTCGGGCTTCACGGCGAACGGCCGCGACACCGCATTGGGCCTGCTTTCCGACGCTGTTGCTTCCGACCCCGCCCCGCGCAAGGTCCTGGTCGGCGACTTCAACGGCACGACCGACGACCGCGCCCTCACCCCGATCACGAGCCGCATGCAGTCGGCCCAGGATGAAGTGGGCGACGGCTTCGGCTTCAGCTGGCCGGCTTCGCTGCCGCTGGCCCGGATCGACCAGATCTTCGTGACGGGCGTCCGCCCGGTGGCGGCCTGGACCCTCCCTTCGACCGGTTCCGACCACCTCCCGGTAGCCGCCACCCTGACCCTGTAA
- a CDS encoding L-ribulose-5-phosphate 4-epimerase, translated as MSLTGEVLDTVAQLRATVASLHGELTRNALVIWTAGNVSARVPGRDLMVIKPSGVSYDDLSADTMVVTDLHGELVHGDLAPSSDTAAHAYVYREMPEIGGVVHTHSTYATAWAARGEPIPCVLTMIADEFGGDVPVGPFALIGDDSIGRGIVETLRTSRSRAVLMRSHGPFTVGRTARDAVKAAVMVEDVARTVHKAFELGTPEPLPPEDVDRLYARYQNVYGQQ; from the coding sequence ATGTCCCTGACCGGCGAAGTCCTCGACACCGTCGCGCAACTGCGGGCGACCGTAGCGAGCCTGCACGGCGAGCTGACCCGCAACGCGCTGGTCATCTGGACCGCGGGCAACGTCTCGGCGCGGGTGCCCGGCCGGGACCTGATGGTCATCAAGCCCTCCGGGGTGTCCTACGACGACCTGTCGGCCGACACCATGGTGGTCACCGACCTGCACGGCGAGCTGGTGCACGGTGACTTGGCGCCGTCGTCCGACACCGCCGCGCACGCCTACGTCTACCGCGAGATGCCGGAGATCGGCGGGGTCGTCCACACGCACTCGACCTACGCGACGGCGTGGGCCGCGCGTGGCGAGCCGATCCCGTGCGTGCTCACGATGATCGCCGACGAGTTCGGCGGCGACGTCCCGGTCGGGCCGTTCGCGCTGATCGGCGACGACTCGATCGGCCGCGGCATCGTCGAGACGCTGCGCACCAGCCGCTCCAGAGCGGTCCTGATGCGCAGCCACGGCCCGTTCACCGTCGGCCGCACCGCCCGCGACGCCGTCAAGGCGGCCGTGATGGTCGAGGACGTCGCCCGCACCGTGCACAAGGCCTTCGAGCTGGGCACGCCCGAACCCCTGCCGCCCGAGGACGTCGACCGGCTCTACGCCCGGTACCAGAACGTCTACGGCCAGCAATGA
- a CDS encoding D-alanyl-D-alanine carboxypeptidase family protein, giving the protein MARFRIPPVAGGLAAAAAVALAATCWVVFPPSVAGQAKPARPAVDLPLPWPAEGQASAEVQGLGTLGSRGERTPVPIASVTKVMTAYVVLKDHPLAPGDAGPRITVDQQAETESTSAEESSAPVRAGRTLSERDLLALMLIPSGNNVARLLARWDAGSQDAFVAKMNREAAALGMGNTTYTGASGVEDSTTSTAEDQLRLAREVMKDDTVRSIVATPNLRVDGVPGAVVNTNTLLGRSGVIGLKTGSSTAAGGALMWAARASSGALILGVVLHQNPGGTPSAGLQAALATSETLIAAIQRELPAATR; this is encoded by the coding sequence ATGGCCCGCTTTCGCATCCCGCCGGTCGCCGGCGGCCTCGCCGCCGCGGCGGCGGTGGCGCTCGCCGCGACCTGCTGGGTGGTCTTCCCGCCGTCGGTGGCGGGGCAGGCGAAACCGGCCCGCCCGGCCGTCGACCTGCCGCTGCCGTGGCCCGCGGAAGGCCAGGCGAGCGCCGAGGTCCAGGGCCTGGGCACCCTCGGCAGCCGCGGCGAGCGGACGCCGGTGCCGATCGCCAGCGTCACGAAGGTGATGACCGCCTACGTCGTGCTCAAGGACCACCCGCTCGCCCCGGGTGACGCGGGCCCGCGGATCACCGTCGACCAGCAGGCCGAGACCGAGTCGACGTCGGCCGAGGAGTCGTCCGCGCCGGTTCGCGCGGGCCGCACCCTCAGCGAACGCGACCTGCTGGCCCTGATGCTCATCCCGTCCGGCAACAACGTCGCCCGCCTGCTGGCCCGGTGGGACGCCGGGAGCCAGGACGCGTTCGTCGCGAAGATGAACCGCGAAGCCGCGGCGCTCGGCATGGGCAACACCACGTACACCGGCGCCAGCGGCGTCGAAGACTCCACGACGAGCACCGCCGAGGACCAGCTGCGGCTCGCTCGCGAGGTGATGAAGGACGACACCGTCCGTTCGATCGTCGCGACGCCGAATCTCAGGGTCGACGGCGTGCCGGGCGCGGTCGTCAACACGAACACGCTGCTCGGCCGCTCCGGCGTGATCGGGCTGAAGACGGGCTCGTCGACCGCGGCCGGCGGGGCGCTGATGTGGGCGGCCCGGGCGTCGAGCGGCGCGCTGATCCTCGGGGTGGTGCTGCACCAGAACCCCGGTGGGACGCCGTCGGCCGGGCTGCAGGCCGCGCTGGCCACCAGCGAGACGCTCATCGCCGCGATCCAGCGGGAGCTCCCGGCGGCGACCCGGTGA
- the araB gene encoding ribulokinase, with protein sequence MSAEPLVVGVDYGTLSGRAVVVRVRDGAELGSAVTEYRHGVVDRELPATGRALPPEWALQVPSDYVDVLRTAVPAALADAGANPADVVGVATDFTACTMVPATVDGTPLCELPAFAENPHAYVKLWRHHAAQPQADRINELARARGEKWLPRYGGLISSEWEFAKGLEVFEEAPDVYAAMRHWVEAADWIVWQLTGTYVRNACTAGYKGILQDGQYPSRDFLRELAPGFESFVADKLDHPLGQLGSRAGSLTAEAAAWTGLPKGIAVAVGNVDAHVTAPAARAVEPGQLVAIMGTSTCHVLNGADLREVPGMCGVVDGGIVPGLWGYEAGQSGVGDIFGWFAEHFARESHDELTRLAARQEVGEHGLLALDWHSGNRSVLVDHDLSGALVGQTLATRAEDVYRALLEATAFGTRKIVETFTEAGIPITELIVAGGLTKNALLMQIYADVTNLPLSVVGSAQAPALGSAIHAAVAAGAYPDIRAAAEAMGSARSAVYQPVPAHVTAYDELYAEYTTLHDYFGRGANDVMHRLAARRRAVAKGRS encoded by the coding sequence GTGTCAGCAGAACCCCTCGTCGTCGGCGTCGACTACGGCACGCTCTCCGGGCGCGCGGTCGTCGTGCGCGTGCGGGACGGTGCCGAGCTGGGCAGCGCCGTGACGGAGTACCGCCACGGCGTCGTCGACCGCGAGCTCCCGGCGACCGGGCGGGCGCTGCCGCCGGAGTGGGCGCTGCAGGTGCCCTCGGACTACGTCGACGTCCTGCGCACCGCCGTCCCCGCCGCGCTGGCCGACGCCGGTGCGAACCCCGCCGACGTCGTCGGCGTCGCCACCGACTTCACCGCCTGCACGATGGTTCCGGCCACAGTGGACGGAACGCCGCTGTGCGAGCTGCCCGCGTTCGCGGAGAACCCGCACGCCTACGTGAAGCTGTGGCGCCACCACGCCGCCCAGCCGCAGGCCGACCGGATCAACGAGCTGGCCCGGGCGCGCGGCGAGAAGTGGCTGCCGCGCTACGGCGGGCTGATCTCGTCGGAGTGGGAGTTCGCCAAGGGCCTCGAGGTGTTCGAGGAGGCGCCGGACGTCTACGCGGCGATGCGCCACTGGGTCGAGGCGGCCGACTGGATCGTCTGGCAGCTGACCGGCACCTACGTCCGCAACGCCTGCACGGCCGGCTACAAGGGCATCCTGCAGGACGGCCAGTACCCCAGCCGCGACTTCCTCCGCGAGCTCGCGCCGGGCTTCGAGTCCTTCGTGGCCGACAAGCTCGACCACCCGCTCGGGCAGCTGGGCTCGCGCGCCGGGTCCCTCACCGCCGAGGCCGCCGCCTGGACCGGCCTGCCCAAGGGGATCGCGGTCGCCGTCGGGAACGTCGACGCGCACGTCACCGCGCCCGCCGCGCGGGCCGTCGAACCCGGGCAGCTCGTCGCGATCATGGGCACCTCGACGTGCCACGTCCTCAACGGCGCCGACCTGCGCGAGGTCCCCGGCATGTGCGGCGTCGTCGACGGCGGGATCGTGCCCGGGCTGTGGGGGTACGAAGCCGGCCAGAGCGGCGTCGGCGACATCTTCGGCTGGTTCGCCGAGCACTTCGCCCGGGAAAGCCACGACGAGCTCACCCGGCTCGCGGCTCGGCAGGAGGTCGGCGAACACGGCCTGCTCGCGCTGGACTGGCACAGCGGCAACCGCTCGGTGCTGGTCGACCACGACCTCTCCGGCGCGCTCGTCGGGCAGACCCTGGCCACCCGCGCCGAAGACGTCTACCGCGCGCTGCTGGAGGCCACCGCGTTCGGCACCCGCAAGATCGTCGAGACGTTCACCGAGGCCGGCATCCCGATCACCGAGCTGATCGTCGCGGGCGGGCTGACGAAGAACGCCCTGCTGATGCAGATCTACGCCGACGTCACCAACCTCCCGCTGTCGGTCGTCGGCTCGGCGCAGGCACCCGCGCTCGGGTCCGCGATCCACGCCGCCGTCGCGGCCGGGGCCTACCCGGACATCCGCGCGGCGGCCGAGGCGATGGGCTCGGCCCGCTCCGCCGTGTACCAGCCGGTGCCCGCGCACGTCACCGCCTACGACGAGCTGTACGCCGAGTACACGACCCTGCACGACTACTTCGGCCGCGGCGCCAACGACGTCATGCACCGCCTGGCGGCCCGTCGGCGAGCGGTCGCGAAAGGACGGTCCTGA
- the araA gene encoding L-arabinose isomerase yields MTSAAKPQLWFLTGSQALYGEETLEQVAGQSLRIQQLLAGAGGLPAEIVGKPVLTEASSIRRVLQEANADAACVGVIAWMHTFSPAKMWITGLDALRKPLLHLHTQLNEALPWSTIDMDFMNLNQAAHGDREFGYVQTRLGIPRKTVAGHVTDPVVVARIDAWARAAIGADHLRNLRLARFGDNMRDVAVTEGDKVEAELRFGVSVNTYGVNELVDIVDSVSDVDDLLERYAEDYAIVPELAAGGARHESLRYAAKIEAGLRKFLDDGGFGAFTTNFEDLGGLRQLPGLAVQRLMADGYGFGGEGDWKTSALLAAVKAMGTGTGRGTSFMEDYTYHFGPGTPKILGAHMLEVCPSIAAATPSCEIHPLGIGGREDPVRLVFDAAPGPGVTLGLVDVGDRFRLVANEIDVVPPDEPLPNLPVARAVWQPAPTLATSAESWITAGGPHHTVLTQAVGTETLRDFANLLGVELLVIDKDTTPHGFADRIRWNQAYYRLAQGF; encoded by the coding sequence ATGACTTCCGCGGCCAAACCGCAGCTCTGGTTCCTGACCGGGAGCCAGGCCCTCTACGGCGAGGAGACCCTCGAGCAGGTCGCCGGCCAGTCCCTGCGCATCCAGCAGCTGCTGGCGGGCGCCGGCGGGCTGCCGGCCGAGATCGTCGGCAAGCCGGTGCTGACCGAGGCGTCGTCGATCCGCCGGGTGCTGCAGGAGGCCAACGCCGACGCCGCGTGCGTCGGCGTGATCGCCTGGATGCACACGTTCTCGCCGGCGAAGATGTGGATCACCGGGCTGGACGCGCTGCGCAAGCCGCTGCTGCACCTGCACACCCAGCTCAACGAGGCGCTCCCGTGGTCCACGATCGACATGGACTTCATGAACCTCAACCAGGCCGCGCACGGCGACCGCGAGTTCGGGTACGTCCAGACGCGGCTCGGCATCCCGCGCAAGACCGTGGCCGGGCACGTCACCGACCCGGTCGTCGTCGCCCGGATCGACGCGTGGGCCCGCGCGGCCATCGGTGCCGACCACCTCCGGAACCTCCGGCTGGCGCGGTTCGGCGACAACATGCGCGACGTCGCGGTCACCGAGGGGGACAAGGTCGAGGCCGAGCTGCGGTTCGGCGTCTCGGTGAACACCTACGGCGTCAACGAGCTGGTCGACATCGTGGACTCCGTGTCCGATGTGGACGATCTGCTCGAGCGGTACGCCGAGGACTACGCCATTGTTCCGGAGCTGGCCGCCGGGGGAGCGCGGCACGAGTCGCTGCGGTACGCGGCGAAGATCGAGGCCGGGCTGCGGAAGTTCCTCGACGACGGCGGGTTCGGCGCGTTCACGACGAACTTCGAGGACCTCGGCGGCCTCCGGCAGCTGCCGGGCCTGGCGGTCCAGCGGCTGATGGCCGACGGTTACGGCTTCGGCGGCGAAGGCGACTGGAAGACGTCCGCGCTGCTCGCCGCGGTCAAGGCGATGGGCACCGGCACCGGGCGCGGGACGTCGTTCATGGAGGACTACACCTACCACTTCGGGCCGGGCACGCCGAAGATCCTCGGCGCGCACATGCTGGAAGTCTGCCCCAGCATCGCCGCCGCGACGCCGTCGTGCGAGATCCACCCGCTGGGCATCGGTGGCCGCGAAGACCCGGTGCGGCTGGTGTTCGACGCCGCCCCCGGGCCCGGCGTCACCCTCGGCCTGGTCGACGTCGGCGACCGGTTCCGCCTGGTGGCCAACGAGATCGACGTCGTCCCGCCCGACGAGCCGCTGCCGAACCTGCCGGTCGCGCGGGCGGTGTGGCAGCCCGCGCCGACCCTGGCGACGTCCGCGGAGTCGTGGATCACCGCGGGCGGCCCGCACCACACCGTGCTCACCCAGGCGGTGGGCACCGAGACGCTGCGGGACTTCGCGAACCTGCTCGGCGTCGAGCTGCTCGTGATCGACAAGGACACCACTCCGCACGGCTTCGCGGACCGCATTCGCTGGAACCAGGCGTACTACCGGCTGGCTCAAGGCTTCTGA
- a CDS encoding LacI family DNA-binding transcriptional regulator, with protein MAERSRPGGSLNGTRQPSLTDVAGRAGVSHMTVSRVINGTGPVRPATRARVLAAIEELGYRPNSAARALVTGRTGTLGVLALESNLYGPASTLYGIENAAREAGFAITISSVSRPGRSSIADAVENLRGQAVEGIIVIAPHVTAGRALEAAPEDIPVVAVGGGDDAPVPVIAVDQRDGARRATEHLLALGHRTVWHIAGPEDWLEARDREAGWRETLERHGAPVPKVVRGDWSSRSGYDAGRVLAGEKDLDAVFAGNDHMALGLLRAFAEAGISVPRDVRVAGFDDVPEAAYFTPPLTTVRQDFIELGRRTFGLLAARMSGGERHDRALVAPELIVRESTGPR; from the coding sequence GTGGCCGAACGATCCCGCCCTGGCGGCTCCCTCAACGGGACTCGGCAGCCGAGCCTGACCGACGTCGCCGGCCGCGCCGGGGTGTCGCACATGACCGTGTCGCGCGTCATCAACGGGACCGGCCCGGTGCGGCCCGCGACCCGCGCCCGGGTGCTCGCCGCGATCGAGGAACTGGGCTACCGCCCGAACTCCGCGGCCCGCGCGCTGGTCACCGGGCGCACCGGCACCCTCGGCGTCCTCGCGCTCGAGTCCAATCTGTACGGTCCGGCCAGTACGCTCTACGGCATCGAGAACGCCGCCCGCGAAGCCGGGTTCGCGATCACGATCTCCAGCGTCAGCCGCCCCGGCCGGTCGTCCATCGCGGACGCCGTCGAGAACCTGCGCGGCCAGGCGGTCGAAGGCATCATCGTCATCGCGCCGCACGTCACCGCCGGGCGGGCCCTGGAGGCCGCGCCCGAGGACATCCCGGTCGTCGCCGTCGGCGGCGGGGACGACGCGCCGGTCCCGGTGATCGCCGTCGACCAGCGCGACGGCGCCCGCCGCGCCACCGAACACCTCCTCGCCCTGGGGCACCGCACGGTCTGGCACATCGCCGGACCGGAGGACTGGCTGGAGGCCCGCGACCGCGAGGCCGGCTGGCGCGAGACCCTCGAACGCCACGGCGCCCCGGTGCCCAAGGTCGTCCGCGGCGACTGGAGCTCGCGCTCCGGCTACGACGCGGGACGGGTGCTGGCCGGGGAAAAGGACCTGGACGCCGTCTTCGCCGGCAACGACCACATGGCCCTCGGCCTGCTGCGCGCGTTCGCCGAAGCCGGGATCTCGGTGCCACGCGACGTCCGCGTCGCGGGCTTCGACGACGTGCCCGAGGCGGCGTACTTCACCCCGCCGCTGACCACGGTCCGGCAGGACTTCATCGAACTCGGCCGGCGCACGTTCGGCCTGCTCGCCGCGCGGATGAGCGGCGGCGAACGGCACGACCGCGCGCTGGTCGCGCCCGAGCTGATCGTGCGCGAGAGCACCGGACCGCGATAG